In the Streptomyces sp. cg36 genome, one interval contains:
- a CDS encoding metallophosphoesterase, producing the protein MSSDSPHRMTRRQLLRHSAWFGSAVVLTVAGGEVYSHVAGSSGHQQKPNGPNTLTFAQLSDSHLGFHGPANTDVAGSFARAVDRVNALDARPDFVMHTGDLTHLATPGQFDQVKQMMKGLHGGSLHTVPGEHDAIDDAGQKYRAAFGAGSRGDGWYSFDIKGVHVIALVNALNLKKLGHLGTDQLDFVRKDVAGLSSDTPIVVFSHIPLFAMYPGWGWGTDDAVQALALLRRFSSVTCLNGHVHQLFSKVEGNVTFHSATTTAYPLPRPGDGPAPAPVTLPAGQLRHALGIREVRYQRGDKALAVTDSSLV; encoded by the coding sequence GTGAGCAGCGACTCTCCGCACCGCATGACGCGCCGTCAACTCCTGCGCCACTCGGCCTGGTTCGGGTCCGCCGTCGTACTGACGGTGGCCGGTGGCGAGGTGTACAGCCATGTCGCCGGGTCCAGCGGCCACCAGCAGAAGCCCAATGGGCCGAACACCCTGACCTTCGCGCAGCTCAGCGACAGCCACCTGGGGTTCCACGGGCCGGCCAACACCGACGTGGCGGGTTCGTTCGCCCGCGCCGTCGACCGGGTCAACGCCCTGGACGCGCGGCCCGACTTCGTGATGCACACCGGCGATCTGACCCATCTGGCCACACCCGGTCAGTTCGACCAGGTCAAGCAGATGATGAAGGGGCTGCACGGCGGCTCCCTCCACACAGTCCCCGGCGAGCACGACGCCATCGACGACGCCGGCCAGAAGTACCGGGCCGCGTTCGGCGCGGGCAGCCGGGGAGACGGCTGGTACAGCTTCGACATCAAGGGGGTGCACGTCATCGCTCTCGTCAACGCCCTCAACCTCAAGAAGCTCGGACACCTCGGCACCGATCAGCTGGACTTCGTCCGCAAGGACGTGGCGGGGCTGTCCTCCGACACCCCGATCGTGGTGTTCAGCCACATCCCCCTGTTCGCGATGTATCCCGGCTGGGGGTGGGGCACCGACGACGCGGTGCAGGCGCTCGCGCTTCTGCGTCGCTTCTCCTCGGTGACCTGCCTCAACGGGCATGTGCACCAGCTCTTCAGCAAGGTCGAGGGCAATGTGACTTTTCACAGCGCCACCACCACCGCCTATCCGCTGCCCCGGCCCGGCGACGGGCCGGCCCCGGCTCCGGTGACGCTTCCGGCGGGGCAGCTGCGCCATGCGCTCGGCATCCGGGAGGTGCGGTACCAGCGGGGCGACAAGGCACTTGCGGTGACGGACAGCTCGCTGGTCTGA